The following proteins are encoded in a genomic region of Tenacibaculum sp. 190524A05c:
- a CDS encoding histidine kinase: MKILKKNDIGKYFQRALLFLIYIYSVISVSAQHPVYYELTEKDGLPDIEFYDVVEDNNGFIWLAANKGLFRYDGKTFKNYTHPQKKGLSVFNLQFDKQGRLWCNNISGQYFFIENDILHYFTDVNVKKKGQLSEFFIHNNKLFVSGAGICVTIDIQTKQKKRIRGGTSDSAFFKHNDSVFYVLKTSVYTEFDQFKKPVDYIDTKGSIGNGLPYVKIRNLGEKNAILLQVYDPHKRGVKLFLREKGKITSLPKQLFKSRITIIDALVEDDFIWIATPNGLHTYTYNNSTFENQNIFFKDYYITKILKDQRNNYWVTTLKNGIFIIPNKNLKYFKDFKHHHITALEKLDNQRLIFGTNKGLLVQKNIITGKVNKLKSYSREGINIIASNGNGKLFISHNNKGYIKTQNKSLFVNNRASKFPAPKGVSFINQNKFVIGQFDRSRIFDLNSNEFTKIEQKRSYSTHYNKQTEKIYIGYVDGLEYYNNNGLEGRKIMFDDKPIFALDITNTSDNVIWVATFSDGIIGVKNGEVIKNYNTNNGLLSNNTSIVKANGTDLWIATDKGIQRLDTKSENFYNITTKDGLTTFNVADIIVYENQVIFGTNNGLFQLDISKGFKPQKLPSFYITKVLVKDEEVEIKDAYKLNPEENKLQFFFHANGFMAEEDCYYQYRLLGASNDWNYVSKNNNQITFNSLSPGKYTFQIKKVLQSNNLESSIKSVEITIQKPYYLQLWFIVLSLTILAVLVILLVKYRIHKLKKQQQVFLEKERLQNQMVASKLKSLQSQLNPHFIFNAMNAIQGLIIKDNKKSAYTYLSKFASLMRDNLEMSERSFVHFNDEIAHLKKYLDLEKLRFEDAFNYKIVNAEDIDNIKIPSTIIQPFIENAIKHGLLHKRTGDKIVIISFEQKSNTLICTIKDNGVGVEKSKLINKSNNSNSFSTKAIEEKLLLLKKYYQTDIGFDYEKVNSGTKVILRIPFTYND; encoded by the coding sequence TTGAAGATTTTAAAAAAAAATGATATTGGAAAGTATTTCCAAAGAGCACTTTTATTTTTAATATACATCTATTCGGTAATTTCCGTTTCTGCTCAACATCCAGTTTATTATGAACTTACAGAGAAGGATGGATTACCTGATATTGAGTTTTATGATGTAGTTGAAGATAATAATGGATTTATTTGGCTAGCTGCAAATAAAGGGTTGTTCCGATACGATGGAAAAACATTTAAAAATTATACACATCCTCAAAAAAAAGGACTATCAGTTTTCAATCTTCAATTTGATAAACAAGGTCGTTTGTGGTGTAATAATATTTCAGGTCAGTATTTTTTTATTGAGAATGATATACTTCATTATTTTACAGATGTTAATGTCAAAAAGAAAGGACAACTATCTGAATTTTTCATTCATAATAATAAGTTATTTGTAAGTGGTGCAGGTATTTGTGTAACGATAGATATTCAAACAAAACAAAAAAAAAGAATAAGAGGAGGAACATCGGATAGTGCTTTTTTTAAGCATAATGATAGTGTGTTCTATGTTTTAAAAACCTCCGTTTATACTGAGTTTGACCAGTTTAAAAAGCCTGTAGATTATATTGATACCAAGGGTTCAATAGGAAACGGTTTACCCTATGTGAAAATCAGAAATCTTGGAGAAAAAAACGCCATTCTTTTGCAGGTTTATGATCCACATAAACGGGGAGTAAAGTTGTTTTTAAGAGAAAAAGGTAAAATTACCTCTTTACCGAAACAATTATTTAAGTCTCGAATTACAATTATTGATGCTTTAGTTGAAGATGATTTTATATGGATAGCCACACCAAATGGATTACACACTTATACCTATAATAATAGCACATTTGAAAACCAAAACATATTTTTTAAGGATTATTATATTACGAAAATCTTAAAGGATCAACGAAATAACTACTGGGTAACTACTTTGAAAAATGGGATTTTTATTATTCCTAATAAGAACCTAAAATATTTTAAAGACTTTAAACATCATCATATTACAGCATTAGAAAAATTAGATAATCAACGATTAATTTTTGGAACAAATAAAGGTCTATTAGTACAAAAGAATATAATAACAGGTAAAGTAAATAAACTAAAATCATACTCCAGAGAGGGCATTAATATTATAGCTAGTAATGGGAATGGCAAGTTATTTATTAGTCATAATAACAAAGGTTATATAAAAACACAAAATAAAAGTCTTTTTGTTAATAATAGAGCTAGTAAATTTCCAGCGCCTAAAGGAGTATCCTTTATTAATCAGAATAAATTTGTGATTGGTCAGTTTGATAGATCAAGAATTTTCGATCTTAATAGTAATGAATTTACCAAAATAGAGCAGAAACGTTCTTATAGTACACATTATAATAAACAAACGGAGAAAATCTATATCGGTTATGTCGATGGACTAGAATATTATAATAATAATGGTCTAGAAGGTCGCAAAATTATGTTTGATGATAAGCCTATTTTCGCTTTAGATATTACTAATACTTCTGATAATGTAATATGGGTAGCTACTTTTTCTGATGGAATTATTGGGGTTAAAAATGGAGAAGTAATTAAAAATTACAACACAAATAACGGTTTACTTTCTAATAATACATCAATAGTAAAAGCTAATGGCACTGATTTATGGATTGCTACTGATAAAGGGATACAAAGATTGGATACTAAATCCGAAAATTTTTATAACATTACAACTAAAGATGGATTAACTACTTTCAATGTTGCTGATATTATTGTGTATGAAAATCAGGTGATTTTTGGTACTAATAATGGTTTATTCCAACTGGATATATCGAAAGGCTTTAAACCTCAGAAACTTCCAAGTTTTTATATTACTAAAGTTTTAGTAAAGGATGAGGAGGTTGAAATAAAAGATGCGTATAAATTAAATCCAGAAGAAAATAAATTACAATTTTTCTTTCATGCCAATGGATTCATGGCGGAAGAAGATTGTTACTATCAATATCGATTGCTTGGAGCATCTAATGATTGGAATTACGTTTCTAAAAACAATAATCAAATAACTTTTAATAGTTTATCTCCAGGTAAATATACTTTTCAAATTAAAAAGGTCTTACAATCTAATAATCTTGAATCTTCTATAAAGTCAGTAGAAATAACTATTCAAAAACCGTATTATTTACAGCTATGGTTTATTGTATTATCCCTTACAATTCTAGCTGTATTAGTAATTCTATTAGTAAAATATAGAATACATAAACTTAAAAAACAGCAACAAGTATTTTTAGAGAAAGAAAGATTGCAAAATCAAATGGTAGCTTCCAAGTTGAAAAGTTTACAATCCCAACTTAATCCGCATTTCATATTTAATGCAATGAATGCTATACAGGGTTTAATTATAAAAGACAATAAAAAAAGTGCCTATACTTATCTTAGTAAATTTGCATCTTTAATGCGAGATAATCTTGAAATGAGTGAAAGGAGTTTTGTTCATTTTAATGATGAAATAGCACATTTAAAAAAGTATTTAGATCTTGAAAAACTTCGTTTTGAGGATGCTTTTAATTATAAAATAGTTAATGCAGAAGACATTGATAATATAAAAATACCCTCAACTATTATTCAGCCATTTATTGAAAATGCAATTAAGCATGGATTATTACATAAAAGAACTGGTGATAAAATAGTTATAATTTCATTTGAACAAAAGAGTAACACATTAATATGTACTATTAAAGATAATGGAGTTGGAGTTGAAAAATCTAAACTGATTAATAAAAGTAATAATAGCAATTCATTTTCAACAAAAGCAATTGAGGAAAAGTTACTCCTTCTAAAAAAATATTACCAAACAGATATTGGTTTTGACTACGAAAAAGTAAACTCAGGAACTAAAGTTATACTTAGGATTCCATTTACTTATAATGATTAG
- a CDS encoding InlB B-repeat-containing protein, protein MVKKILLVVVMLLCAGLSAQTRVYSGFPAGKGIAVINDKAYTMVGSELKSVSLTQSNPTEQVVSSGYNNSPFNNIAFQGTMIYKEGSACVIPGGGVSKFAFGYTNGAKSIINVSGLTSNVVFRYNNNIHFIARRGSFSNIEIKRYTGGGNTTVIATLPTAWTNVYDAVVVGDNLYYTSYSEGRIYRVDLSASSPSAQVFKSGLSEPWGIRHTQGYLYFIDAGLNGGIRRISVNGGSVQNVGGTIPYGRTLDIIDQDIYVLSPASVANGGGVYKYTDPNIVPVCKAPTAPQVSFVDETTADVSWTAPTNSVDSYELTYVETGQPIGNGTTIQNISGTSVQINNFVPGTSYDIYIKTNCTGALTATSSNVKVVYVAKSCNKPNNVRGVLTGATTADITWDPVAEFVDSYELTYVDAGQPISSGTTIQNISGTTASLTGLVNDQEYDVYVRTNCDNRFSGPSDYQKITYGQTTRVYVNQFATGSNTGGSWTNAYTSLETALANNLNGKTEVWIARGTYTPSSNNRNTRFEFNVDGLLIYGGFAGNETNLNQRDYLSNKTILSGDLLRNDDTNVTFNNTTRSDNSLRVINVAGNNIVIDGITISGGYADATSGDGRFGAGLSLSPNISNFTIKNTTVKDNVAYWAAGLNLSADRSGTVNISVDACVFDNNLSSNSATAMYVIPREGTNTTNFRLTNSLFKNNRTADDGSRKGKGGMVWVRAYYTGTVISANIINNTFVNNLNEGTDANSDFATVAVSRRTGSYGNGYIANNIFWGNKNNNGNVALALGKGGGTNITNNFAAFNSIDEDNFSNVSTKSNTSNSDPLFTDAANEDFTIQTTSPAKDSGANNRIPSGISTDLYGNQRIFNATVDMGAYEFGPAAPVIKKALNVTATNGSVAISPSSADGLYVDGTSVVLTATPDAGYQFNGWSGDATGTTNPLTITMDADKTITAVFIKVQRTLTINATNGSVSTNPNPTSGTYDDGTSVILTATPASGYQFDGWSGDATGTANPLTITMDADKTVTATFSPIQRTLTLNATNGSISTNPNPVSGTYDNGTSVQLTATPDTGYQFDGWSGDATGTTNPLTITMDADKTVTATFSQIQRTLTINVTGNGSVTPTSGTTYNDGDMATLTATPDAGWEFVGWSNDASGSTNPLTITMNADKAVTATFARIQRTLTINITGNGTVTPPSGSIYNDGTVATVTATPAAGYQFDGWTGDATGTTNPLTITMDADKTVTAIFSPIQRTLTINATNGSVSTNPNPTGGTYDNGTSVQLTATPDAGYQFDGWSGDATGTTNPLIITMDADKTVTAMFSAVTASVVDEEFNKGVKVYPIPASSVLTVDVLNNYEIKRIVIYSILGKRIIETKESKIDVSNLVNGVYILKVTDSEGRVASRRIIKK, encoded by the coding sequence AGTGGTTATAATAATAGTCCTTTTAATAATATAGCTTTTCAAGGGACAATGATATATAAAGAAGGAAGTGCTTGTGTTATACCAGGAGGAGGTGTTTCTAAATTTGCTTTTGGATATACAAATGGGGCTAAATCAATTATCAATGTTTCAGGTCTTACATCTAATGTTGTATTTAGATATAATAATAATATTCATTTTATAGCAAGAAGAGGATCTTTTTCTAATATAGAGATAAAACGATATACAGGAGGAGGTAATACTACTGTTATAGCTACTTTACCTACTGCTTGGACTAATGTTTATGATGCTGTGGTTGTTGGGGATAATTTATATTATACTTCATATTCGGAAGGAAGAATTTATAGAGTTGATTTATCTGCAAGCTCTCCGAGTGCACAAGTATTCAAATCTGGTTTGTCAGAGCCTTGGGGGATAAGACATACACAAGGGTATCTTTATTTTATTGATGCAGGTTTAAATGGAGGAATTCGAAGAATCTCTGTGAATGGAGGAAGTGTTCAAAATGTAGGAGGAACAATCCCTTACGGAAGAACCTTAGATATTATTGATCAAGATATATATGTTTTATCTCCTGCTTCTGTAGCAAATGGAGGTGGAGTTTATAAATATACTGATCCGAATATTGTTCCTGTATGTAAAGCACCAACAGCTCCTCAAGTAAGTTTTGTGGATGAAACTACGGCAGATGTAAGTTGGACTGCTCCAACGAATTCAGTAGATTCATATGAATTAACGTATGTAGAAACCGGACAACCAATTGGTAATGGTACAACTATCCAAAACATTTCAGGTACTTCAGTTCAGATTAATAATTTTGTTCCAGGAACAAGCTATGATATTTATATTAAAACAAATTGTACGGGTGCATTAACTGCAACATCAAGCAATGTAAAAGTGGTTTATGTTGCAAAATCTTGTAATAAACCAAATAATGTTAGAGGAGTATTAACTGGAGCAACAACGGCTGACATCACATGGGATCCAGTTGCGGAATTTGTTGATTCGTATGAATTGACCTATGTTGATGCTGGACAACCTATAAGTTCAGGAACAACAATTCAAAATATTTCTGGAACAACAGCTTCTTTAACAGGCTTAGTAAATGATCAAGAGTATGATGTTTATGTAAGAACAAACTGTGATAACAGATTTAGTGGTCCTTCTGACTACCAAAAAATAACTTATGGTCAAACTACTCGTGTATATGTAAATCAATTTGCTACAGGAAGTAATACAGGAGGATCATGGACTAATGCTTATACAAGTTTAGAAACAGCATTAGCAAATAATCTAAATGGTAAAACAGAGGTTTGGATAGCAAGAGGAACATATACTCCTTCATCAAATAATAGAAACACGAGATTTGAATTTAATGTTGATGGATTATTAATCTATGGTGGTTTTGCTGGAAATGAAACAAACTTAAATCAAAGAGATTATTTAAGTAATAAAACAATCTTAAGTGGGGATTTGTTGAGAAATGATGATACTAATGTTACGTTTAACAATACTACCAGAAGTGATAATAGCTTAAGAGTTATTAATGTTGCTGGAAACAATATAGTAATTGATGGAATTACAATTTCTGGTGGTTATGCAGATGCAACTTCTGGAGATGGTAGATTTGGAGCAGGATTATCTCTTAGTCCTAACATAAGTAACTTCACAATAAAAAACACAACAGTCAAAGATAATGTTGCTTATTGGGCGGCAGGATTAAATTTATCGGCAGATAGATCAGGAACAGTAAATATATCAGTAGATGCTTGTGTTTTTGATAATAATTTAAGTTCTAATTCAGCAACAGCGATGTATGTTATTCCTAGAGAAGGAACTAATACTACCAATTTTAGATTGACAAATTCATTGTTCAAAAATAATAGAACGGCAGATGATGGATCTAGAAAAGGTAAAGGAGGAATGGTTTGGGTTAGAGCATATTATACAGGAACTGTAATTTCTGCGAACATTATTAATAATACATTTGTTAATAATCTTAATGAAGGAACGGATGCAAATTCAGATTTTGCAACAGTTGCTGTAAGTAGAAGAACAGGGAGTTATGGAAATGGTTATATAGCAAACAATATTTTCTGGGGAAATAAAAACAATAATGGAAATGTAGCTTTAGCTCTTGGTAAAGGAGGAGGAACTAATATTACAAATAATTTCGCAGCCTTTAACAGTATAGATGAGGATAATTTTTCTAACGTAAGTACAAAGTCAAATACAAGTAATAGTGATCCTTTGTTTACTGATGCTGCTAATGAAGATTTTACAATACAAACTACTTCGCCAGCAAAAGATAGCGGTGCTAATAATAGAATACCTTCGGGAATATCAACTGATTTATATGGTAATCAACGTATTTTTAATGCTACTGTTGATATGGGAGCGTATGAATTTGGACCAGCGGCTCCTGTCATTAAAAAGGCCTTAAATGTAACTGCTACCAATGGTTCGGTAGCTATAAGTCCTAGTTCGGCAGATGGACTTTATGTAGATGGTACTTCTGTTGTATTGACTGCTACTCCAGATGCAGGTTATCAATTTAATGGATGGAGTGGAGATGCAACTGGGACAACAAATCCGTTAACGATTACAATGGATGCTGATAAAACAATAACGGCTGTATTTATAAAGGTTCAACGAACGTTGACTATAAATGCTACAAATGGTTCGGTAAGTACAAACCCAAATCCAACCAGCGGAACATACGATGATGGAACTTCAGTTATATTGACTGCTACACCTGCTTCAGGATATCAATTTGATGGATGGAGCGGCGATGCTACAGGAACTGCAAATCCATTAACGATTACAATGGATGCAGATAAAACAGTTACAGCTACTTTTAGCCCAATTCAACGTACATTAACGCTAAATGCTACAAACGGTTCTATAAGTACAAACCCTAACCCAGTTTCAGGAACTTATGATAACGGAACTTCAGTTCAACTGACTGCTACTCCTGATACGGGTTATCAATTCGATGGTTGGAGTGGAGATGCTACAGGAACTACAAATCCATTAACGATTACTATGGATGCTGATAAAACAGTTACAGCTACTTTTAGTCAAATTCAACGTACTTTAACAATTAACGTAACAGGTAATGGTAGTGTAACTCCTACAAGCGGTACAACTTATAATGATGGAGATATGGCGACTTTAACAGCTACTCCAGATGCGGGATGGGAATTCGTTGGATGGAGTAATGATGCTAGTGGAAGTACAAATCCATTAACAATTACCATGAATGCTGATAAGGCAGTAACAGCAACTTTTGCTAGAATTCAGCGAACATTAACAATTAATATAACCGGTAATGGTACTGTAACTCCTCCAAGTGGTTCAATTTATAATGATGGTACTGTGGCAACAGTAACTGCTACACCTGCTGCGGGATATCAATTTGATGGCTGGACTGGAGATGCTACAGGCACTACAAATCCATTAACCATTACCATGGATGCAGATAAAACAGTTACAGCTATATTTAGTCCAATTCAACGAACATTAACTATAAATGCTACAAATGGTTCAGTGAGTACAAATCCAAATCCAACTGGAGGAACTTATGATAATGGAACTTCGGTTCAATTAACAGCTACTCCAGATGCAGGGTATCAGTTTGATGGATGGAGTGGAGACGCTACAGGTACTACAAATCCATTAATTATTACTATGGATGCTGACAAAACTGTTACAGCTATGTTTAGTGCAGTTACTGCGAGTGTGGTTGATGAAGAATTTAATAAAGGAGTTAAGGTCTATCCTATTCCAGCATCAAGTGTATTAACTGTTGATGTTCTTAATAATTATGAGATTAAAAGAATTGTAATTTATAGTATTCTTGGTAAAAGAATTATAGAAACGAAAGAATCAAAAATTGATGTTTCTAATTTAGTTAACGGAGTTTACATTTTAAAAGTTACAGATTCGGAGGGAAGAGTTGCATCTAGGAGAATAATTAAGAAATAG
- a CDS encoding LytR/AlgR family response regulator transcription factor — protein sequence MMKEMITAILVDDETSARDNLRFLLNSYCNTVEIIGEASNVDDAIIEIHNKKPQLVFLDIEMPEKNGFQLLHAFPDPLFQVIFVTAYSQYAIKAFKIAAIDYLLKPVEIDILVKSVEKAVMQINKTIAQQELEVLRANKTEVTKIGVPYQQGYVIIDISDIESIQADRMYSRINTKNQKTYVSAKKLQYYEELLSENGIIRVHRSWLINFSAITLYSKKDRVIELNHNNRVPLSKGFKSTFEMNFKM from the coding sequence ATGATGAAAGAAATGATAACAGCTATACTTGTGGATGATGAAACATCAGCAAGAGACAATTTACGTTTTCTATTAAACTCATATTGTAATACAGTAGAAATTATTGGTGAAGCTTCTAATGTTGATGATGCTATTATAGAAATTCATAATAAGAAACCTCAGTTAGTGTTTTTGGATATTGAAATGCCAGAGAAAAATGGATTTCAACTGCTACACGCCTTTCCTGATCCTTTATTTCAAGTAATATTTGTAACTGCATATAGTCAATATGCTATAAAAGCATTTAAAATTGCGGCGATAGATTATTTACTAAAACCAGTTGAGATTGATATCCTTGTTAAATCTGTTGAAAAAGCTGTAATGCAAATTAATAAAACAATAGCCCAACAAGAACTCGAAGTACTTAGAGCTAATAAAACTGAAGTTACCAAAATTGGAGTGCCGTATCAACAAGGTTATGTAATTATAGATATTTCAGATATTGAAAGTATACAAGCAGATCGAATGTATAGTCGTATAAATACGAAAAATCAAAAAACTTATGTGTCTGCAAAAAAACTACAATATTACGAAGAGTTACTAAGTGAAAATGGTATAATTCGAGTGCATCGATCTTGGCTTATAAATTTTTCTGCAATTACCTTATATTCTAAAAAAGATAGGGTTATAGAACTAAATCATAATAATCGAGTTCCGTTGAGTAAAGGATTTAAAAGCACTTTCGAAATGAACTTTAAAATGTAA